In the Telopea speciosissima isolate NSW1024214 ecotype Mountain lineage chromosome 6, Tspe_v1, whole genome shotgun sequence genome, GTCGTTGATATGATATTGAGTTTCCTCATCTTGTAAGCCAGTTTATGGGGTTGAGTTCTCTTAAAGATTTGTATCAGTAATATTAGACTAGCTAATCTTAGGTCTCTAACCCTCACACAAAAGGGACAACCTAGTGCCAGAGTAAAACTGTTAGTAAAGAGCTACGTGCTACTAGacaaaaattctaaaataaaatGGAACCACTTAAAAAATGCTGCCTAATCTGTAGTAGACTTACGTAGACGTCGATTTAAAAATGTGGTAGTATGTTACGATCCCATAtcaactagggatgtaaatgaatagccgaaatccgttaccgtatccgtttagcactatccgaatccatccaaaagctaaatgaatatggatacggataggctatagctattcgaaaagctatatttacatataacggataaaatatccgatccgcatccatgtccgtatccatatccgtttagcactatctgaatctgtCCGAAAACTAAACGAATGCGGATAATAATATTGCACTATCCAAactgaatccgatccatttacatccctaatatcAACCATATGGTGGGCTGATCTCACATCAGATACAAAAGGAATTTGATGTCCGTTGATACGTTTCTTTTCTACTGATTTCTATCCTCCCAAACACAGCCAATCTCCAACGGTATATAACCTTTTTCTTTCACGCAATGGGCTATGACATATATAAAATCAATTAAGGCCCGACTTCCGAAACCGGATATCACCAACCACATGGGCTGGGCTGAACTGGACTGGTTGAGACTCGACTGTGGTGCCACCCGGTTCAGGAGTATCCAGGTCTCTTGTTCACATAGAAGTCTATATTAATACGTAGAAGCCAGAGCCATCACCGACCCTGCCCTCGTTGGATAGTCGTGATCACCACTACCACCACGTTGTGTCTCTTTCCTCTGGTCTTTGATTTTAAggcttctttctctctctctaaagtcCCTGTGTCGCAGAGCAGCAGCAGAAGATGGTGTCGAGAGGTCCATTAGAGGTGAAAGTGAGCATTTCCTCAGCAAAGGACCTCAAGAACGTCAACTGGCGTTACGGTCCCCTCCAGCCTTACGCCGTCGTTTGGGTAGACCCAAACACCAAATTATCCACCCGCGTCGACCCCAGCGGCGACACCTCTCCAGAATGGGACGAGACACttctcatctctctcctctctcctctcgaCGACTCCACCACACTCTTCATCGACATCGTCCACGTCAATGCACCACGCGATACCAAACCCTTGATCGGTTCCGCACGTCTCCGTCTCAAGGAGATAATCGATGATGTGGGTTTTGGACAGCCACACCACCGCACTCTGCGGCTCACTCGGCCATCAGGCCGTCCGCAGGGGAAACTCGATGCCACTATTACCGTCCGTGATCCTCGCTATGGTGAGCCAGATCCGTACCGTGCTGCACCCTATGCGGTTCCTCCTTCTGTGCCAGCTTACGGGTACTCATATCCCCCACAGCCGCAGCCCTATGCTGTTGCGGGAGCAGGATACCCATCCTACGACTAT is a window encoding:
- the LOC122666048 gene encoding protein SRC2-like, which gives rise to MVSRGPLEVKVSISSAKDLKNVNWRYGPLQPYAVVWVDPNTKLSTRVDPSGDTSPEWDETLLISLLSPLDDSTTLFIDIVHVNAPRDTKPLIGSARLRLKEIIDDVGFGQPHHRTLRLTRPSGRPQGKLDATITVRDPRYGEPDPYRAAPYAVPPSVPAYGYSYPPQPQPYAVAGAGYPSYDYGSYGQGGSGYAERVEKSEKSKSKYGMGTGLAVGAVAGVLGGLALAEGADYVEDKIADNVAERVEDDDDSDNGGYGDDDGGYGGDDF